Sequence from the Saccopteryx bilineata isolate mSacBil1 chromosome 6, mSacBil1_pri_phased_curated, whole genome shotgun sequence genome:
CGGGGGGATGCAGCATCTCAGGAGTGTATGCAACTTCTTCAGGTTGCCAGCAGTGGCCGAGCACATTGTGCTCTGCAGGGAGGTCAGGAGCACCTGCTCCACAGGTTGTTTGAGGGAAAGTTGATAGAACTTGCCCTGGAGGAACTTACAGATATGGAAGGCCGAGGGCAGGACCTCGGCCGTGGGGAACTCCATAgctagggagagcagagagaggaggtagGGATCCACCAGGATAGTACAGACTCTCTCCCAGGCTGGGTTAAACTTCTTGAACACCTGGAACATCTCGGTCAGGCCTTCAGCATCCTCCTTGGCAGGAATGGCAAAGTAGACTGCCTGGGCAAGATACCCCTCCAGCTGCACCCAAGGGCCATCCACCAGGAAGGTATATAACACCTTGCCCATTGGATTATACGTCCGGTGGATAAATAAGATCTCAGGGAAATGGGCAAAGACGTCCTGCATAAAGCAGCTCTGATAGTTGAGGGTCTCTAACTTAGTTTTGCTAACTTGGTACAGCAGCAAAGGTGGGCTTGGGTCCTCAATGAGGAGCTCATTCAGCATTGTCAGGGCCATCAGGGAGATGGGAGATGTCTAGATGCCAAAGTCAAAACACTATTCTGCAATGCTGCTGTACCAGAAGGCTCTCAGTCTCTCAAGCTCTAAGTAAGTCGAGGCTTAAGGCTGGACTGTTTCCCAGGTCTTGTCAAAGAAGGGCCTATGGAGAGGAACACAGGTTTAAGGAGACAGTAGGGGCTTGGCTCTTCTATTATTCCagacaatatttattgaacacttactatagATCGGCACTGTTCCGGGGGAGATAACACAATAAACGTAAACAAACAAGGATATATCACATAATGAAGGTGACCAAGACCACAAGACTGGTAACAGGTAGTAAACTGGGGAAGGTGGGAAACCTGGGCTAAGGTGGTCAGGGAAGTCCTCTCTGGGGAAAGGGAGGATGACATTGGTGCTAAGACCTGATACGCCTGTCATGGGAAGACTTGGTTCCATAAGATCTAAATGGGTGTGAAGGCTAATGCTGCATttagtctttatatatatatatttaataccaaTTCAAATATTTGTAAGCACAAATTACTTCTTGGCATCCATTCTTTCATTTGGTCCTGGTGTACATAAGAGAACAGCATGTACCCTCAATGTGCTGTGTGACTCTGAGCAAGTCAGTGACACCCTCTGACCCTCCATCTCTTCAGCCATAAAACGGGGCTTACAAACATGCATAGCTTCTATATAAACTCCTGCCTCATATAAACTCCTCTATGAACCACAAAGTTCTGGTCAAATGTTTCCTCTATTTGACCTCAACGCAggttattgtccccattttacagatgagaaactgaggctcaaagaggttaagtgaGTTGCACAGCATTATTCTGGAAGTAGCTGGACGCGGAGTCCTTAGCTGGGGATCCTGACTGCTTTCCAAAGTATCTGAGGTCCAAAAGCTAGGGACCAAGAAAGGACGGATGCGACCTCTGACCTCTCACCTCTagccctgagtgagaggatgCTGtcagatatttaatttttgttgttgtagtttttcgaagtgagaaactggggaggggagggggcagacagagtcccgcatgcgatgcgcccgactgggatccacccggcatgcccaccagggggcgatgctcggcccatctggggcattgcgcagcgcaaccggagccattccggctcctgaggaggaggccatggagccatacttagcgcccgagccaactttgctccagtggagccttggctgcgggaggggaagagagagacagagagaaaggagagggagaggggtggagaagcagatgggtgcttctcctgtgtgccctggccggaatcgaatccggaacttccacatgccggccgacgctctaccgctgagcaaccggccagggcgatgctGTCAGATATTTAAATACGGAGTCCAGCCGGAGCCAGAAGAGAAGTCAACCTCCCACCCCTTGGGAGCTGTGTCGAGGATAACCGTAGTTGTCAGTTGCTttacatctccacccctcccgaaATCACTCACCCACAGCCTGGCTCTGTCGCCATTTCTCCCTATTTGACCCAGTCTCTGGCTCTGACTGACCTCTAAACTCACCAATTGCGGCGCCAGTTTTCCGTGACTCAGACCAATGGCCTGAGGAGTTCGCGTTAGGTCTTTCGTGCTCGGACCAATTGTAGCCCGACGATTTGTGGGCGGTGTTGTCACCAGGGTTACAAGGGCTGGTGGTAACCAATGAAAGCCCGAGGACTGTTGCATCCAGGAGAACCTGAACTCGGAGCCTGGAACTAAGGAACTTCCTATCTGAGACCACTGGAAGGACGTGTTACTATGGGAACTCCCTCAGgggcagaaaatgaaaataaacagcaatgtttcatgaaatttttcttttctggtcaAATTCCAAAGGCTcggggatgggtgggtggggggttagAAAGGGTGCCTATGTAGCTCTACTACGTCTTATGCCTtcgggaaactgaggccaaggttTCAAATTCtgcctctaggtcaggggtcaggagcCCAACCGTTGGATTTGAGAAAACCCAGCTCTTCTTGCGAGAACTCAGTGTTGCCCAGCCAACCCCTAGCAGTATTTTACACAGAGAAAGATCCAGAATGGTGTTGTGTCTTAAGGTCATGGTAAACTAGTTCAATAACCAAGTCCCATCTTTTGACTTCAATTCCCCCGAAGCTGGTTGGCTACCAGACTCTTAGGTGATTAAGATGACAAACTAGCAACAACAAAAGTCAGTGTTGATGTTTACAGCTGCTGCAAAAATGTTCTCTTTATATAAATCTAGCGGGGAAACTGGGACTAGTACAGGACACCACTaatttttgcagatgaggaaacccagGTCAAAGAAACAGGGGCCTTTCccacagacccctgcatgcagcAGCAGTTGATTCTAGGATTTAGGTTTCATCACTCCCTACTTGGCCTTGTCATGCTCGACTATGAGGCAGCCAACTCACTGTTGAAGGTTTGGTTGGTAGGAAAAAGATGAAGTGGTGGAGGAAGTCTTTGAATTTGAAGCATCAAGTGGTTTTGCTTTACAGCCCCCATTAGATTCCTTCCTATTCAAGCAACACACATTTCCCTTATTTTATTAGGAAAAAGActttaatatgaataaaaatagacacaaagaTTCTTTGGAAAGAGCAGCAACAGTCAAGgatccccctctttctttttgtcccTGAAGACAAGCCCTTTTACCAGGTCCATTTTGGCTCACTCTATCCTGGGGCAGGACTCATCTCTGTAAAGTGAGTAAGATCTGATCTCAGGGATTAGGGGAGAAAGGGATGACCTTCCAAAATGGAGACAACTTTGGCCTTAATGAATGGGGTTTCCAAAGAATACCAAAAGTAGggcagaaaagggggagggatttAAAGAACTGTCACATAGTAGGGTTCCTCTTCTGCCTATTATAACAATCTTCCTAGCCTTTCCTAGGACCACATGGGTTGAAATGCTGACCCCTCGCATGTCCTGCCCACTGTGAGTTCTCAGACTTCCAGGGAGAGGAGTTTGTGGTCCAATGCACCAGACCAAGTGCTTCAGTCATGAATTGTGGCTCCAACAAGAGGgaatccctccccttcctcctgcttTCCCCAGAGAAAAGGGAGGTGGCCCACATCCTTGAAGTCCCCTGGCTGCTGAGTGGGCTTAGGTGGCTGGTAAGGGTCAGCCCAAATGTCCACAATCTTACGCAGGGTGGAAAAGCGCTCATCCAGCTCTGGCCCCTCGCTCTGCATTAGCAGGTTTGCTAGCTCCCTGGTTAGGTCCTGAATCATGTCCTTCCGTCCTTGCCTCCCAAGCTGGCCTGTGTTTGGGACCACAACTGGGTCCCGAAGCTCTCCACTGGGCCCAAAGAGATGCTGGTATTTCTTTTGCCACCGGCGGCAAACCATGGTCTCAACCACCGGCTTCTGGCTGGTGTGCAGCAGGGCCAAAATGTGCCGGCATGGCAGGTGGTACCATTGTTGAAATGAACAGCTGCAGCTAGAGCCGTCATTGCTGACTTGGTGTGATTCCTCTAGAAGCTGAACGTCCACTGAGGAGCCAGCAGTGTCTACCAGGTAAGTGGAGTTCTGCACCACCTCCCATTCATTGCAGCACAGCTTATAGGCCAGTTCGGAGCCACTGTGGTGCAAGGTGTCTAGCATGCCACCCTGGGAGGGCTGCACCTGTGgctgcagctgcagctgcagctgcTGTAGGTATGGCTCTGTCTCTTTTACTGGGAGCCTGCTGAGGCTCCCTCCACAGATTCTAAAAGGCTTCTTGGACTTAGGTAGTATGCTTACTGGCCAGGTTCTCTTTAACCTGGGAGGAGCTATGGGCAAGTTCTTCACGCCTTTGGTATTAAATAAGTCTATGTAACCTACAAAGTGGAGGATGCAGTCCAGCAGGGACCGCTGTTCCCGAAAGAGGCTTGACACCTTGCTGGTGACAATGTCCAGGCTGTCCATGTAGGTGTTACACGCGTGCAGGCCCTTCCTGACATGCATGTACCACAGCAGTTCACAGGAGAACCAGTGGGCCTGCAGGAAGCTGAAGAGCTCCTCCTCTAGTAGGGTCTGGGACATCTGACAGAGATTCTGCACGCTGGCATCAGAGGTGACAAACACAGCCTCCCGCAGGGCTTCCTTCATGAGATTTTTAAAGGAGTGATTTGCTGCACTACGATGCAACTTCTTCTCCAAGAGCCGGGTGGTGTGGTAGACCGAAAGGAGGATGCGGGCAGCGGGGAGGAGCTCCTGCAGGAGGGCTTGGTGAGGGAAGGACGGGTCCACAAAGACCACCTTGATCTTGGGCCAATCTGGGTTGAACTCTGTGAAGATACTCAGCATCTTGGCTACAGATGTGGCTGTCTCGGCCTTGAGCACAGCAAAGTGTACCACTCGCCCCTCTCGTTCCTTGTTCTCTACCAAGAAAGAGTAGAGGATGTGGCCCTGGGAATGCTCTACCCGGTGCAGCAAAAGACTTTCTGGGAAGCGAATGAACAGGCTGCTCATCTTGCGGCTCTGAAAGCTAAGCCCGTCCACGTCTTGTCTGTTGTCATAACTGAGGGAGGCCATGGAACCCTCATCTAGCTCAAGAAAGTCCTTCATTACTTTTGCTATCTTGGCCAGGTCAGAAGGAGTGATAGCCTCCTGCTCTGGATTTGGGGCTGCTTGGACCTTATCTAAGCAAAATGATGGTTCAACCTGGGGCCTCTCAGCCTTGTTAAGGTTGTTCTTGAATGCGGGCTGCTCAGGCTCAGGTTTCTGCAGACGCATCGTCTTTTGAGATTTACCAGCAGCGTCTCCTCCAGAATCCGCAGTTTGGGTGTCACCATGTGTATGCTGGATGTTGAGCTCGCTGATAAACAGTCTGTCCAGTTTCTCATCGTACTGCAGGAGCAAGTACGCTGGGCATATGTCCGCCTCTGGTGTTCTCTTCCTGTTTGCCTGGGTCTGAACACAGGCAAATTTCACCTGCACGTATCTAGGGAAGATAGAGGTGACAATGAGAATGGTGCTGACCACCCCCTTTCTTTTATAAGATAAGGCCCTGTTGGGACTTACGGTGGCTGATATATTTTCTGGAGACCACAATGCAGTGTAGGATGTAGGGAAGGAAGAGTTATATTCGGTCTCCAATCCCAAAGTTAGTAGCTCTTTCTTCAAGATCCTAACTATAACTCCCTTCATTTTCATCCACAGCAGTTCTAAGCCCCAACTCCTTCCATTCACTCTCTGTTGCCCATCTCTAGCTGCCAACAATTCAATCCGAGGCAAGATACAAGGGAAAATAGATAAGAGGCAGAAGCAGAGTGCCTGGCTAATTCCTCACTGTTTAAAATGTCCCTGCCATTCCTGCCTTTTGGGAGCCATGGCTTCCTCCAGACAGCAAAGTGGCCCTCAGGGGCAAGGTTATGTCTGCCCCTCCTCTCTAGGGCAAAAGATTCAGTTCatcttttatttaagaaaaatgtctacatcctaagagattttttttttaattatttattttttacagagacagagagtgagtcagagagagggatagacagacaggaacagagagagatgagaagcatcaatcattagcctttcattgcgtgttgcaacaccctagttgttcattgattgctttctcatatgtgccttcaccgcgggccttcagcagactgagcaaccccttgctggagccagcgaccttgggtccaagctggtgggattttgctcaaacctgatgagcccgtgctcaagccggcgacctcggggtctcgaacctgggtcctcagcatcccagtccgacgctctatccactgcgccaccgcctggtcaggccatcctaaGAGATTTTGAGAACCCCTGAGCTAGATAATCTTTAGGGTCCCTACTGCCTTTGCTATTCTAGGCAGAAAGTGAGGATTCAAAGGAGAAGGGTAATTAAATGGGTCATCtgcgctctctctcttcctatcaccATTCAACCTATGCTTCAAGGCCCAAATAAGGTTCAATCTCCAAGAAGCCTTTGTGGATGCCCTCAAGCcacagtatttatttaaaataacagtcatagcatttatttaaaataaaaggcttaACAGATTCTCTAGAGAGCAGTATTACTAGTGTTTAAACAGTGGAGGCTGACTGCtgaatttgaatcctggctccaccactcagaagctgtgtgaccttgggcaagtcacttcacctctcatCATAAAATGAAACTATCTTATTAGGGTtgctatgagaattaaataagccACATTTCATCAGcattgacaaaataaaatttaaatctccCGTTGGAAACAACAACGgattaagatataaaaataaaatcacagtaaCACTAGTGCTGGATTTCCCTAAACCTCTGCTACCTAATTCCCTAATTTCCCATAATGAAAATGCATACTGTCCcagccggttagctcagtcagagcgttagagcgtcatcccaaaacaccaaggttgcaggtttgatcctatCAGGgcagcacatatgggaagtgacagcacagctaagtggaacaataaatgaaaatgaacgcccccctcaaaaaaacaacaacaatgaatgaaagaaaaagagaaaaaaggaagagaaagaaagaaagaaagaaagaaagaaagaaagaaagaaagaaagaaaatgcatacCCCTCATACTTCGCTTCTAGAAAAAGGCAATTACAGGGGTCTTACTTCAGTAttgcaggattttaaatattatctgtatttcccacaaaaacaggaactcttgAAACTTGGGaaatgataactttttaaaaaggattcttttgttgaaaagatatatatatattttttgtattttttctgaagctggaaacggggagagacagtcagacaggctcccgcatgcgcccgaccgggatagacccggcacgcccaccaggggcgatgctctgcccctccagggcatcgctctgcggcgaccagagtcactctagcgcctggggcaaaggccaaggagccatccccagcgcccgggccatcttcgctccaatggagccctagcttcgggaggggaagagagagacagagaggaagggggggggtggagaagcaaatgggcacttctcctatgtgccctggccgggaatcaaacctgggtcccccgcacgccaggccgacgctctaccactgagtcaaccggccagggcctgaaaagatATTTTGATACTGATGCTAGAAAAAGGGAGATTCTAGAACATCTGGAAGTTGGAATACAAACACGATTCTCTTGGGTTTGGCAgaatctaggccaggggtccccaaactttttacacagggggccagttcactgtccctcagactgttggagggctggactataaaaaaaactatgaacaaatccctatgcacactgcacatatcttattttaaagtaaaaaaaacaaaacgcgaacaaatacaatatttaaaataaagaacaagtaaatttaaatcaacaaactgaccagtatttcaatgggaactatgctcctctcactgaccaccaatgaaagaggtgctccttccagaagtgcagtgggggccagataaatggcctcggggggccgcatgtggcccgcgggccgtagtttggggacccctgatctaggccgTCTATGCAACCCTCCACATGAGGAGAATAAATCTTCTGTTGTCCCACCAGTTAAGCTTTTTGTGACTTTGACATCTCCCCAAGTTTCTCGTGTTGCTGCTTGTTAACACAGCTTTTAACTGTCTTCGCTCCTGATGGTTTAAGAAATGTTTATATGGTATCCCTCTTTGGATGTGAGTTTGAAACCAGAgtggggccctgaccggttggctcagtggtagagcgtcagcctggcatgcaggagtcccaggttcgactcccaaccacagcacataggagaagcacccatctgcttctccacccctccccctctccttcctctctgtctctctcttcccctcccacagccaaggctccattggagcaaagttggcccgggcgctgaggatggctctatggcctctgcctcaagcgctagaatggctctggttgcaatggagtgatgccccagatgggcagagcatcgccccctggtgggcgtgccgggtggatcccggtcaggcgcatgcaggagtctgattgcctccccatttccaactttagaaaaattaaaaaaaaaaaaaaaaaaagaaaccagagtgATACTGAAATCCTACCTGATAGaatggtctagaccagtggtagtcaacctggtccctactgcccactagtgggcattccagctttcatggtgggcggtagcgaagcaaccaaagtacaaataaaaagatagatttaactatagtaagttgttttataaagatttattctgccaaacttagcaaaaatccaacatagagtacttggtaagtaattattattatatgctttaacttgctgtaactctgctttataaattttataaagtaaagttactttcctactttataaatcaccattactgtggaaccagtgggcggttagaaaattttactactaacagagatacaaaagtgggcagtaggtataaaaatgttgactattgcctgaccaggcggtggcgcagtggatagagtgtcggactgggatgcagaggacccaggtttgagatcccaaggttgccagcttgagcgtgggctcatctggtttgagcaaggctcactagtttggcaccaaggtcgctggctcgagcagggggttactcagtctgctgaaggctcgcagtcaaggcacataggagagggcaatcaatgaacaactaaggtgtcgcaatgaaagactgatgattgacgcttctcgtctctctccgttcctgtctgtccctatctatccctctctctgactctgtctctgtaaaaaaaaaaaaaaaaaaaaaaaaaaaaaaaaaagttgactatCTCTGGTCTAGAACGAGAATTTTTAGTGGGCAACTCTTCCATTTTAATGTTTCTAAAGTTTTTAAGATAAACTTGGCACtggaaaagggaggagggagaaaagaatgtTTACTAAAGAGCAGTGTTTACTCTTCCCTTTTATAAGTGTGCGTTCCGGGTTGAATGAAGAGACCAGACAGACGGTAACAGCTGGGTCGACCAGCCAGCTGGGAATAGCCAGATTGAATAGCTAGCCAGTAACAGGTAAGTCAACCAGccgactggccctggctgggtagctcagttggtagagcactgtcccaataggggatatacaagaatcaatccatgaatacataaaataagtagaacaataaattgatgttttatttttctctctttctcagtcaataaattaaaaaaaattaaaagagagactCGCAGGTTTTCTGTTGCCATGTTAAGCGTGGAGAGGGGACCTTGCCAACATGGTAACTGAAGCCATAGCAAGTGTGTCTCCATGGGGTTATCAGGCAGTCTTCAAGGGAAAGCTGAGGACGGAACGGGTTAGAGCTTGATCACACTGGAATTGATTACAAGGCGGAGACGCCGGCTGCGGTAAGCACCCAAAGGTAAGAATGCAGTTGCCTAACTTAGTGTTAACCTAGGTTTCTGGATTTGAAACTGACCTTTCCCTCACCTTACTCCACACACCTAAAATTATCCATTTTCTTAGCAGacggaggagaaaagaaagaaaaaagtcaaacacTCTACTTATGTCAGGTACAATCTTGTGGTgatatatttttgtctgttttgtttgtattgCTCTTAAAAGTCCTTCTTCAGCATATTATTCGCTGTTGCATCTGTCTTCCTTGGGGGCTCTCAGTTCCAGATGCCACCCCAGTATCGTTACTGCTCTTATGTAAATGACGGGATGTGAGTGACCATTACAGTAAGGGCTTtttgtaaaaaattcaaaaagtttgcctgacctgtgatggcacagtggagaaagcatcgacctggaaatgctgaggtcgccggttcgaagccctgggcttgcctggtcaaggcacatttgggagttgatgcttcctgctcctccccttctctctctctctctctctctcctttctaaaatgaataaagtcttaaaaataaataaatacatgtaaaaaaaattcaaaaagttcAGAAAACACCCCAGGGACGTTGTATAGTTTATATAGTCTGGCTGTTTGGTATCTTGCTGTCAAGTATGTTTCTCAATCTGTATTCATCCATTCCATCAACAAATGTTAATTATAAagcaagcaaacaacaacaacaaaagaattagATAAACCGTGGACCTGATACTTAGCCCAGAGCCTGGTTCAGCCTTTTATTTACGTTataaagctgcctgaccaggcggtggcgcagtggatagagctgaggacccaggttcaagacccagaggtcgccagcttgagcgcgggctcatctggtttgagcaaggggtcactcgatctgttgtagccccccagtcaaggcacatgtaagaaagcaatcactgagaaactacagtgtcgcaacaaagaattgatgtttctcatctctctcccttccagtctgtctgtttctctctctgtcacacacacacacaaaagctgtTATCACACCTCTCAAGTCTTGTGACATTCACTTGGGTGTTTACGCAGTACATTCCAACTGGATGGGCTGTCTCCAAGTCGCAAAATTGAGTTATTCTTCAGTGTCTTCTAAGCACCTAACACAATCAATGCCTGCTAACCCTTTATCAAAGATCTCCTGGATAAATGACTCATGGACCACTGGTGGGTGGAATGGGTCATGTCCCTGCCtcatcagaggaaaaaaaatctcagccccTAGCATGACTGACGTGACACAGCCTGGACATCTCACCAACCACTTTCCAAACACCCTAATCCAGCTGGTTCTGTTTGCTCCCCCCATGGGGCAAGCTTAGAAAAACAGGATATGCCAGACTGCAATAACAGGGTGGAGGTGCCCAGGGCTGAAAAGGCACCTGTTGCATGCACAGCGCTGGGCCAGCAGCACCATCCCTAGCTCAGGGCCAGGAAGGGGCTGGCGCAGCCCTGTGGTATGCACGGCCCAACCAGGGAGGGATGActggtgtggcctctgcctcatttCCCACCCCctcgccatttttttttttttttaagatttaatgacttttagagaaaggaagaaaggggggagagagacaaagagaaagtggaagggggtggggagtagcgggaaggatcaacttgtagttgcttcttatatgtgccctgaccaggcaagcccggggtttcgaactagtgacctc
This genomic interval carries:
- the ZSWIM3 gene encoding zinc finger SWIM domain-containing protein 3 isoform X2, which produces MELGRCFKTYEDFKKCFSVYKKENRYVQVKFACVQTQANRKRTPEADICPAYLLLQYDEKLDRLFISELNIQHTHGDTQTADSGGDAAGKSQKTMRLQKPEPEQPAFKNNLNKAERPQVEPSFCLDKVQAAPNPEQEAITPSDLAKIAKVMKDFLELDEGSMASLSYDNRQDVDGLSFQSRKMSSLFIRFPESLLLHRVEHSQGHILYSFLVENKEREGRVVHFAVLKAETATSVAKMLSIFTEFNPDWPKIKVVFVDPSFPHQALLQELLPAARILLSVYHTTRLLEKKLHRSAANHSFKNLMKEALREAVFVTSDASVQNLCQMSQTLLEEELFSFLQAHWFSCELLWYMHVRKGLHACNTYMDSLDIVTSKVSSLFREQRSLLDCILHFVGYIDLFNTKGVKNLPIAPPRLKRTWPVSILPKSKKPFRICGGSLSRLPVKETEPYLQQLQLQLQPQVQPSQGGMLDTLHHSGSELAYKLCCNEWEVVQNSTYLVDTAGSSVDVQLLEESHQVSNDGSSCSCSFQQWYHLPCRHILALLHTSQKPVVETMVCRRWQKKYQHLFGPSGELRDPVVVPNTGQLGRQGRKDMIQDLTRELANLLMQSEGPELDERFSTLRKIVDIWADPYQPPKPTQQPGDFKDVGHLPFLWGKQEEGEGFPLVGATIHD
- the ZSWIM3 gene encoding zinc finger SWIM domain-containing protein 3 isoform X1, whose amino-acid sequence is MELGRCFKTYEDFKKCFSVYKKENRCSFILRDRVSVRFHNLNHGTSIREDILYVQVKFACVQTQANRKRTPEADICPAYLLLQYDEKLDRLFISELNIQHTHGDTQTADSGGDAAGKSQKTMRLQKPEPEQPAFKNNLNKAERPQVEPSFCLDKVQAAPNPEQEAITPSDLAKIAKVMKDFLELDEGSMASLSYDNRQDVDGLSFQSRKMSSLFIRFPESLLLHRVEHSQGHILYSFLVENKEREGRVVHFAVLKAETATSVAKMLSIFTEFNPDWPKIKVVFVDPSFPHQALLQELLPAARILLSVYHTTRLLEKKLHRSAANHSFKNLMKEALREAVFVTSDASVQNLCQMSQTLLEEELFSFLQAHWFSCELLWYMHVRKGLHACNTYMDSLDIVTSKVSSLFREQRSLLDCILHFVGYIDLFNTKGVKNLPIAPPRLKRTWPVSILPKSKKPFRICGGSLSRLPVKETEPYLQQLQLQLQPQVQPSQGGMLDTLHHSGSELAYKLCCNEWEVVQNSTYLVDTAGSSVDVQLLEESHQVSNDGSSCSCSFQQWYHLPCRHILALLHTSQKPVVETMVCRRWQKKYQHLFGPSGELRDPVVVPNTGQLGRQGRKDMIQDLTRELANLLMQSEGPELDERFSTLRKIVDIWADPYQPPKPTQQPGDFKDVGHLPFLWGKQEEGEGFPLVGATIHD